In Opitutus sp. ER46, one DNA window encodes the following:
- a CDS encoding 4Fe-4S dicluster domain-containing protein, with protein sequence MNLVEQVRAAGVVGAGGGGFPTHVKLAAQADTVIANGAECEPLLHKDAAVMEREAELVVRGLELAMHAVQAKSGIIGIKAKNKHAVATMQAACAGKPLRVHLLADVYPAGDEYDLVFETTGRLIPPGGIPLKVGVVVCNVETFANIARAASGQAVTHKTLTVGGAVRTPVTLTVPLGTRLLDCVAAAGGATVPDPVLCLGGMMMGETTADFSRPVTKTTGGIIVLPRDHPVVQRKLKPAAVQHAIGKSACDQCRYCTEFCPRFLLGYAVQPHQVMRSLAFTATGEAHWNEWAALCCACGLCTLYSCPEQLFPKEACDRAKGELRKANVRWSGPTEVRPHGMRDGRKVPIRSLVQKLSIGAYEHPAPWEPRTVTPRELVLLLKQSAGAPSRAIVRVGERVVAGQPLSAIPDQALAAIIHAPVAATVAEVTDQAVVLHCTGGTN encoded by the coding sequence ATGAACCTTGTCGAACAAGTCCGGGCTGCGGGCGTGGTGGGGGCTGGCGGCGGCGGCTTCCCGACGCACGTCAAACTCGCCGCGCAGGCCGACACCGTCATCGCCAACGGCGCTGAGTGCGAGCCGTTGCTCCACAAGGACGCGGCCGTGATGGAGCGCGAGGCTGAGTTGGTCGTGCGCGGCCTGGAACTCGCGATGCACGCCGTGCAGGCGAAGTCCGGCATCATCGGCATCAAGGCCAAGAACAAGCATGCCGTCGCCACGATGCAGGCCGCCTGTGCCGGCAAGCCGCTTCGCGTCCACCTGCTCGCCGACGTCTATCCCGCCGGCGACGAGTACGATCTCGTCTTCGAGACGACCGGCCGCCTCATCCCGCCCGGCGGCATCCCGCTCAAGGTCGGCGTCGTGGTCTGCAACGTCGAGACGTTCGCCAACATCGCCCGCGCGGCCAGCGGCCAGGCCGTCACCCACAAGACGCTCACCGTGGGCGGTGCCGTCCGCACGCCCGTCACACTTACCGTTCCGCTTGGCACTCGCCTCCTGGACTGCGTCGCCGCCGCTGGCGGCGCCACCGTGCCCGATCCTGTCCTCTGCCTCGGCGGCATGATGATGGGCGAGACGACGGCTGATTTTTCCCGGCCGGTCACCAAGACCACCGGCGGCATCATCGTGCTCCCGCGCGACCACCCCGTCGTGCAGCGCAAGTTGAAGCCCGCCGCGGTACAGCACGCCATCGGCAAGTCCGCCTGCGACCAATGCCGCTACTGCACTGAGTTCTGTCCGCGCTTCCTTCTTGGCTACGCGGTGCAGCCGCACCAGGTCATGCGCTCGCTCGCGTTCACCGCCACCGGCGAAGCCCACTGGAACGAGTGGGCCGCCCTCTGCTGCGCGTGCGGGCTCTGCACCCTCTACTCGTGTCCCGAGCAGCTGTTCCCCAAGGAAGCCTGCGACCGCGCCAAGGGCGAGTTGCGCAAGGCCAATGTGCGCTGGTCCGGCCCGACCGAAGTCCGCCCGCACGGCATGCGCGACGGCCGCAAGGTCCCAATCCGCTCGCTCGTGCAAAAGCTTTCCATCGGCGCCTACGAGCATCCCGCGCCGTGGGAGCCCCGCACGGTGACGCCGCGTGAACTCGTGCTGCTGCTGAAGCAGAGCGCCGGGGCTCCCAGCCGCGCCATCGTGCGCGTGGGCGAGCGCGTGGTCGCCGGACAACCGCTCAGCGCAATTCCTGATCAGGCGCTGGCCGCCATCATTCACGCCCCGGTCGCTGCGACCGTCGCCGAGGTGACCGACCAGGCCGTCGTGCTGCACTGCACCGGAGGAACAAATTAA
- the groES gene encoding co-chaperone GroES has product MANVKIKPIGDRVLVEHIEEKEQVRGGIIIPDSAKEKPQEAKVIALGTGKKSEDGKVTPFEVKVGDRVLISKYGGTEVKLDDKKYTLVREDDILGVIG; this is encoded by the coding sequence ATGGCGAACGTCAAAATCAAGCCCATCGGTGACCGTGTTCTCGTTGAACACATCGAGGAAAAAGAGCAGGTCCGCGGAGGTATCATCATCCCGGATTCGGCTAAGGAAAAGCCCCAGGAGGCGAAGGTGATCGCTCTCGGGACCGGCAAGAAGTCGGAAGACGGCAAGGTCACCCCGTTCGAGGTCAAGGTCGGCGACCGCGTCCTCATCAGCAAGTACGGCGGCACCGAGGTGAAGCTCGACGACAAGAAGTACACGCTCGTCCGTGAGGACGACATCCTCGGCGTCATCGGCTGA
- a CDS encoding MBL fold metallo-hydrolase — protein sequence MEVIFLGTGTSQGVPMIACDCAVCSSADSRNKRTRSSIHVVMDGLHVQVDASPEFRLQCVRENIRQLDFFILTHGHADHIAGMDDLRRFCDLLGGEALTVYSTDEGMGRVLSIYPYAMSERPISKGYAAFKLVEMPTLLELPQGTIRSTLLPHGGVNTLGLIFTERSTGAKFVYYTDCKRVPREAVELARGAAGVVLDGLRPLPHDSHMSIDEAVAVAREIGAPRSWLTHLTHLNDHAELAAALPPGIAPAYDGLRISFP from the coding sequence ATGGAGGTTATCTTTCTCGGCACCGGCACTTCGCAGGGCGTGCCCATGATCGCCTGCGATTGCGCGGTGTGCTCGTCGGCCGATTCGCGCAATAAGCGCACGCGCAGCTCCATTCACGTGGTGATGGACGGGCTGCACGTGCAGGTCGACGCCTCGCCCGAGTTCCGCCTCCAGTGCGTGCGGGAGAACATCCGCCAACTCGATTTCTTCATCCTCACCCACGGGCATGCCGATCACATCGCGGGCATGGATGACCTGCGCCGGTTCTGCGACCTCCTCGGCGGCGAAGCGCTCACCGTTTACTCCACCGACGAGGGCATGGGCCGGGTGTTGTCGATCTACCCGTACGCGATGTCGGAGCGCCCGATCTCGAAAGGCTACGCCGCCTTCAAACTTGTCGAGATGCCAACACTCCTCGAACTGCCGCAGGGCACGATCCGCTCGACGCTGCTGCCGCATGGCGGCGTGAACACGCTCGGATTGATCTTCACGGAGCGGAGCACCGGCGCGAAGTTCGTTTACTACACCGACTGCAAGCGAGTGCCGCGCGAAGCGGTGGAACTCGCGCGCGGCGCCGCCGGCGTCGTCCTCGATGGTCTCCGTCCGCTCCCGCACGATTCCCATATGAGCATCGACGAGGCCGTCGCCGTGGCGCGGGAGATCGGCGCGCCGCGTTCGTGGCTGACCCACCTCACGCACCTCAACGATCACGCGGAGCTGGCCGCGGCGCTCCCACCCGGCATTGCCCCGGCCTACGACGGGCTGCGGATTTCGTTTCCTTAG
- the groL gene encoding chaperonin GroEL (60 kDa chaperone family; promotes refolding of misfolded polypeptides especially under stressful conditions; forms two stacked rings of heptamers to form a barrel-shaped 14mer; ends can be capped by GroES; misfolded proteins enter the barrel where they are refolded when GroES binds), which produces MAAKQLLFDEAARQKVLKGVELLSRAVKVTLGPKGRNVVIDKKFGSPTVTKDGVTVAKEVELPDPYENMGAQMVKEVASKTSDAAGDGTTTATVLAEGIYREGLKNVTAGSNPVYLKRGIDKAVEAAIAELARTSKKVNDREEIRQVATVSANWDETIGDIIADAMDKVGKDGTITVEEAKSIETTLDVVEGMQFDKGYLSPYFATNAEAMEAVLEDAYVLINEKKISSLQDLLPLLQIVAKSGKPLLVIAEEVEGEALAALVVNKIRGTLNVCAVKAPGFGDRRKAMLEDIAILTGGRCITEDLGIKLENVTISDLGRAKRITVDKENTTIVEGAGKGSDIQGRVKQIRRQIDETTSDYDREKLQERLAKLAGGVAVINVGAATETEMKEKKARVEDALHATRAAVEEGIVAGGGVALLRTAKAIEALQLEGDEKIGANIVRRAIEHPLKQLCANAGVDGGVVVKDVLAGKANFGYNVATDKYEDLVKAGVVDPTKVTRTALQNAASVAGLLLTTECMITEIPEKKEAHAPAGAPGMGGMDY; this is translated from the coding sequence ATGGCTGCTAAACAACTCCTGTTCGACGAGGCCGCTCGTCAGAAAGTCCTCAAGGGCGTCGAGCTTCTCTCCCGCGCCGTCAAGGTTACTCTCGGGCCCAAGGGCCGCAACGTCGTCATCGACAAGAAATTTGGCTCTCCGACCGTCACCAAGGACGGCGTGACCGTGGCCAAGGAAGTCGAGCTGCCCGATCCCTACGAGAACATGGGCGCGCAGATGGTGAAGGAAGTCGCCTCCAAGACGAGCGACGCGGCCGGCGACGGCACCACCACCGCGACCGTCCTCGCCGAGGGCATCTACCGCGAAGGTCTGAAGAACGTCACCGCCGGCTCCAATCCGGTGTACCTGAAGCGCGGTATCGACAAGGCCGTCGAGGCCGCGATCGCCGAGCTCGCCCGCACCTCCAAGAAGGTCAACGACCGCGAGGAAATCCGCCAGGTCGCCACCGTTTCCGCCAATTGGGACGAGACGATCGGTGACATCATCGCCGACGCCATGGATAAGGTCGGCAAGGACGGCACCATCACCGTCGAAGAGGCCAAGTCCATCGAGACCACTCTCGACGTCGTCGAGGGCATGCAGTTCGACAAGGGCTACCTCTCGCCGTACTTCGCCACCAACGCGGAGGCCATGGAGGCCGTCCTCGAAGACGCGTATGTGCTAATCAACGAGAAGAAGATCTCGAGCCTGCAGGACCTCCTTCCGCTGCTCCAGATCGTCGCCAAGAGCGGCAAGCCCCTCCTCGTCATCGCCGAGGAAGTCGAGGGCGAAGCCCTCGCCGCGCTCGTCGTGAACAAGATCCGTGGCACGCTGAACGTCTGCGCCGTCAAGGCGCCTGGCTTCGGTGACCGTCGCAAGGCCATGCTCGAGGACATCGCGATCCTCACCGGCGGCCGCTGCATCACCGAGGACCTCGGCATCAAGCTCGAGAACGTCACGATCAGCGACCTCGGTCGCGCCAAGCGCATCACGGTTGACAAGGAAAACACCACGATCGTCGAAGGCGCCGGCAAGGGCTCCGACATCCAGGGCCGCGTGAAGCAGATCCGTCGTCAGATCGACGAGACCACCTCCGATTACGATCGCGAGAAGCTGCAGGAGCGTCTGGCCAAGCTCGCCGGTGGCGTTGCCGTCATCAACGTTGGCGCCGCGACCGAGACCGAGATGAAGGAGAAGAAGGCCCGCGTCGAAGACGCCCTCCACGCCACCCGTGCGGCGGTTGAGGAAGGCATCGTCGCCGGCGGCGGCGTCGCTCTCCTTCGCACCGCGAAGGCCATCGAGGCTCTCCAGCTCGAGGGTGACGAAAAGATCGGCGCGAACATCGTTCGCCGTGCGATCGAGCATCCGCTGAAGCAGCTCTGCGCCAACGCGGGCGTCGATGGCGGTGTCGTCGTCAAGGACGTCCTGGCCGGCAAGGCCAACTTCGGCTACAACGTCGCGACCGACAAGTACGAGGACCTCGTCAAGGCCGGCGTGGTTGACCCGACCAAGGTCACCCGCACCGCGCTGCAGAACGCGGCCTCCGTCGCCGGTCTGCTCCTCACGACCGAGTGCATGATCACCGAGATCCCGGAGAAGAAGGAAGCGCACGCTCCGGCGGGCGCCCCGGGTATGGGTGGCATGGACTACTAA
- a CDS encoding BMC domain-containing protein encodes MNEKSVGLIELSSVAAGYLVADTVLKAGDVKLYLSRSVCAGKYMILVAGSASAVESAVAAGVDAANGCLIDSFVVAQIHPDVLTALGRTGVTPPEGALGILESFNIGFLLRAADAVAKSSSVQLLEIRLAMALGGKAFFTLTGDVSSVQAAVAAGRKVIGDAGMLVNAVVIPRPHPDVYREIV; translated from the coding sequence ATGAACGAGAAATCCGTGGGTCTGATCGAGCTTTCGAGCGTCGCCGCCGGCTACCTGGTGGCCGACACCGTGCTGAAGGCCGGTGACGTGAAGCTCTACCTCTCGCGCTCCGTCTGCGCCGGGAAATACATGATCCTCGTCGCCGGCTCGGCCTCCGCCGTCGAGAGCGCGGTTGCCGCCGGTGTCGACGCTGCCAATGGCTGCCTCATCGATTCCTTCGTCGTCGCTCAGATCCATCCCGACGTGCTCACCGCGCTCGGCCGCACCGGCGTGACTCCGCCCGAGGGCGCGCTCGGCATTCTCGAGTCGTTCAATATCGGGTTCCTGCTGCGCGCCGCCGACGCCGTCGCGAAATCGTCCAGCGTCCAACTGCTCGAAATCCGGCTCGCGATGGCCCTCGGCGGGAAAGCGTTCTTCACCCTCACCGGTGATGTGTCGTCGGTGCAGGCTGCGGTCGCCGCCGGCCGAAAGGTCATCGGCGACGCCGGCATGCTCGTGAACGCCGTCGTCATCCCGCGTCCGCACCCCGACGTTTACCGCGAGATCGTTTGA
- a CDS encoding Rrf2 family transcriptional regulator → MKLSKRGEYALRSLINLGIAAEVGRPLLRVSQLAASEQLPIKFLEQILQLLKEAGFVQSARGKFGGYRLAKTARDIRIGDVIRVIDGPLAPIGCVSQTAYQKCSCPDEAHCGLRMVMLDVYNAITGILDRYTLADVVEITLRKLRRDGLALPFGEPGADTAGKPHPGARFDESAGVLHQILGDYSI, encoded by the coding sequence ATGAAACTGTCTAAACGAGGCGAGTACGCGCTCCGCTCCCTGATCAACCTCGGAATTGCCGCTGAAGTAGGGCGGCCGCTGCTGCGCGTTTCCCAGTTGGCGGCCAGCGAGCAGCTGCCGATCAAGTTCCTCGAACAGATCCTCCAGCTGCTGAAGGAAGCCGGCTTCGTCCAGAGCGCCCGCGGCAAGTTTGGCGGCTATCGTCTCGCCAAGACCGCCCGTGATATCCGCATCGGCGATGTCATCCGCGTCATCGACGGCCCTCTCGCTCCCATCGGCTGCGTCAGCCAGACCGCCTACCAGAAGTGCTCCTGCCCCGATGAGGCGCACTGCGGGCTGCGGATGGTCATGCTCGACGTGTACAACGCGATCACCGGGATCCTCGACCGCTACACGCTGGCCGACGTCGTCGAAATCACGCTCCGCAAACTCCGCCGCGACGGGCTGGCGCTGCCGTTCGGTGAACCTGGCGCCGACACGGCCGGGAAACCGCATCCAGGCGCCCGGTTCGACGAGTCTGCCGGCGTCCTTCACCAGATTCTCGGCGACTACTCCATCTAG